A single Spiroplasma floricola 23-6 DNA region contains:
- a CDS encoding MupG family TIM beta-alpha barrel fold protein, whose product MKRKIGISIYPEQSTFEKDKQYLDLAKKLGYEVVFTSLLHFVGQKDDKKKAEMVLKSVKYAKEIGFYTIMDVEYKSMELIAINVNDIAKCKQYGIDCLRLDSPSLPFEIANITHNKFDIDIQLNMSNNDSLIDNVMDFKPIRERLSGCHNFYPLEYTALPFEYFKQANQKYLKHNLSTAAFVGSHFGLMTTAVDWKELPTLEEQRNLSISEQAKILFYTNEINLVLIGNAYATSEELEELASIDRYEITLNVKPLYKLSKVEKDILKFNHFRRGDITEYFVRSTFSRVEFKNESIEVKNTKKTYNRGDVVIINNNDAKYKGECHIILKDNFEDKQEKYNWIGTIKDSEKRLIDFIGPWNHFRFGIEE is encoded by the coding sequence ATGAAAAGAAAAATTGGAATATCAATCTATCCTGAGCAATCAACTTTTGAAAAAGACAAACAATATTTGGATTTAGCCAAAAAATTAGGATATGAAGTAGTTTTTACAAGTTTATTACATTTTGTAGGACAAAAAGATGATAAGAAAAAAGCAGAAATGGTTTTAAAAAGCGTTAAATATGCAAAAGAAATTGGTTTTTATACAATAATGGATGTTGAATATAAATCAATGGAATTAATAGCAATTAATGTCAATGATATAGCAAAATGTAAGCAATATGGAATTGATTGTTTAAGATTAGATTCTCCTAGTTTACCCTTTGAAATAGCAAATATTACGCATAATAAATTTGATATAGATATTCAACTAAACATGTCAAATAATGATAGTTTAATTGATAATGTTATGGACTTTAAACCAATCAGAGAAAGACTTAGTGGATGTCATAACTTTTATCCTTTAGAATATACTGCATTACCTTTTGAATATTTTAAGCAAGCAAATCAAAAATATTTAAAACATAATCTTTCAACAGCAGCTTTTGTGGGAAGTCACTTTGGACTAATGACAACAGCTGTTGATTGAAAAGAATTACCTACTTTAGAAGAACAAAGAAATCTTTCTATATCTGAACAAGCAAAAATTTTGTTTTATACTAATGAAATAAATCTTGTTTTAATTGGAAATGCATACGCAACAAGTGAGGAATTAGAAGAACTTGCAAGTATTGACAGATACGAGATAACTTTAAATGTAAAACCACTTTATAAATTAAGTAAAGTTGAAAAAGATATTTTAAAATTTAATCATTTTAGAAGAGGAGATATTACAGAATATTTTGTGAGATCAACTTTTTCAAGAGTTGAATTTAAAAATGAATCTATTGAAGTAAAAAATACAAAAAAAACTTATAATAGAGGAGATGTTGTCATTATAAATAATAATGATGCGAAATATAAGGGTGAATGTCATATTATTCTAAAAGATAATTTTGAAGATAAACAAGAAAAATATAATTGAATAGGTACTATTAAAGATAGTGAAAAAAGATTAATTGACTTTATTGGTCCATGAAATCATTTCAGATTTGGAATAGAGGAATAA